The Mercurialis annua linkage group LG7, ddMerAnnu1.2, whole genome shotgun sequence genome includes the window ttgctAAAAAACACCAAGTCAACTAATATGCTGTACAGAACCCTGTTATACAACTTAATATAATATGCAGAATTCGAGAGTGGGATATGGCTACACTTGTAAGTTTtatgatataatttaaaaaaacctTACAAAGTGCTATTTTCGTTTTAAATTATGTGTTAATGGCTATGACTCTATGAGTTTTGTGTATTTGTATGCACATTGACAATTAGTAATATTGGTTTTCAAATTGTTATATGGTGCAGGCATTTGATTGGGTTCTTCCTTTTCCTTTCTCTGACCATATACACGGCCATGAAAGTTCCAGAGGTTGTTGATCTCCACTCGATTCATCTTCCAGAAGTTTTGAAAGCTGATTTGCACAAATTGCATAAATGCCTCCCTTCTTTACCCACCATGCCTGATATGCATAGACTTAGGCAAGAATTAAAGACAACATTGCCTTCAATGGATATGCTTCCATCACCCTCACGATGGCATATCATGGaacttttatataattgtttgcCAGAGCGATTTTCTAGCGGCAACCATTCAGATGTCTGTGTTCTGGTATGTTCTTTTTCTCTATTACCGTTGAAATTTTAGTAATTATATGATCTTAATGACAGCCgtattcatttaatatttttatttctagtTTTTCCTTTATCTATTATTTTAACAGCTTAAAGTTGTTGGCTTTCTATCATGTGGACAATGTTTTGCTCGATTTTTGCAAAATGTGTTTTTTCTGTTGCTTCTCTGTATTTTTATCTTCTTGTTTTGTCTCTGCTTACCTTTAACCAATTTAGAATTGATATAccatgttaaaaaaaaattgatagccCTGATCTTGAATCTGTTACATTGGAAATGCCAATTGTTTGAAGTTGCATTATTTTGCTTTAAACTCTTCAGGTTCTTGGTTAAGATGAATTATTTTTCAAGGTGAACTTCCAGATATAATGTATTGAGATTCAAGAGTCTTATATCTGCATGATAGGAGTTTTACGGGAATAAATAACTCGAAAAACGGACATGTCTGAAATTTGTGTAACTGAAGTCCGATTTACATTTTAAAGGCATAATGGTTGTAATTCAAGTCAGATGCACCTAAATTAATAAGATTGCAGATATTATGGAGATGCTAACTGCTAAGATGCACGACTTAATTAGTGATTAGAATAGAGAGGGTTGTTTAGTCATGAATGTTAATCAACTCTGTGCTGGTTAATGTAGACGCTATTTGAATGTTAAGAAAGCAGTGAAACTATATTGCTTAACAAGGTAAATAAAATTCTTTAACCTTGGCAATGTGGTTGTGATGCCTCGATACACAAGTTTTTACTTTTGCTTCTTACATGAGAACCGCATATCTCTATCCTGCTAAGTGGGGTGCTTTAAGGAGTTAATGACTCCACTTCATTGTGAAGAATGGTTCATTGGGGTGATAAAAGGCTACATTTTCTGATTTTTGTAGTTAATAAAGCGGTTTCCATGTTTCTTTCATCTTGAAGTTCTTGCTACTAAAATTCTGTTCTTGTATTACTTACAGCGAAGCATGAAGGATGACGTGGCGAATCTATTCGCTCCTCTGATGGTGAGGCCAATCACGCGATggccattttttattttcatgggTGGGGCCATGTTTTGCTTGCTAGCTAGCAGCACGTGCCACCTACTATCATGCCACTCGGAACGAATGTCATACATTATGCTTAGGCTCGACTACGCTGGTATCGCAGCCCTTATATCTACCTCATTTTACCCTCCTGTTTACTACTCGTTCATGTGCGATCCTTTCTTCTGCAAACTCTACTTGGGGTTCATAACCATAGTCGGGATTGCCACAGTTCTTGTTTCTCTCATGCCGATGTTTCAGACGCCTCAATTTCGTCCAATTCGAGCAGTTCTCTTCTCAAGCATGGGCATGTCAGGTATAGCACCAGTCTTGCACAAACTTATCGTGTTCAGGCATCAACCCGAGGCACTGCACACAACGGGATACGAAATTCTGATGGGTGTTTTATACGGCCTCGGAGCAGTGGTTTATGCTACGAGAATACCGGAACGATGGATGCCCGGAAAATTCGACCTTGCAGGGCATAGCCACCAGCTTTTCCACGTACTTGTCGTGGCAGGGGCCTACACTCATTATCGCGCGGGATTGATTTACCTCAAGTGGAGAGATCTGGAAGGATGCTAGAGAACGATTAATCTCGAAACGTCGATGAAGTATTATGTATTACTACATTATACTCCATTTTTTCTGTGTATAATTGAACAAATCTTGATGTCATGTATTATGAAGACATTATTGTTGTATTTGAAGGAGTATTTCAGGAATTAATGGAGCCTGTACCGACTAATGATGGAGAAGGGCTGAAAGGTAATTTGGCTGATCTGAATTAAGACATAAATGTCGGAAGATCACATGATGGTTGGTCCAGTTTTGTTTCTGATAAATCGTTATATGAACAGTTGGCTGCTTCTGATCTTCCCATCTTGTAATTAAATTGAGTCCTCACATGCTGTTGGGTTAGCTCCCTGCATATTGGATCCTATATTTAATTTGCCTATCCACTACGGACACACTCTTCCCAATCTCAATGGAAGATCGTATTCGATTTAtaagtttaaaatttgatttaatttcaacCGAGTTTTGTTTCAGGTTTCCGAGCTTGAGTTCAGTAGAATAATTGAGAATTGAATTCGAATTGAGCCAGTTGTGTTAtctgtataaatatttaaaatttcaatatagaaaatattttatatttttatagataCTTATACTTATAAGAGAGGATAATGATTAGATTTGCAAGTTTGTTTCATGTTTTCCCTTGCACCGACCACGCCTTCCCGAATAGTCTTTCTCATAAGCTTTGATCGGCATTCATATTTCATTGCGAGAGAATATCTCCTCATATTTGAGCGACAAATAGGGATGTGCAATGATTTAGAAAACGATTAGGCTaagtataaatattttacaataCGAAGCGAACATGCCaatgcaatttaatttaataattgattCGACTAgctcaaatttaaatttgatttaattaacatcgtttcaatttgatttttctttttctttttgagtaTATTACCAGTTGAACTAAATCATTATACTTGATAGTTCagctattataaaaaaaattgacaacttGTTTTTGCTGCTGCTAAGTTAAAGCTACTGATATCATCTGATTGatgattttatctttatttaaatgtaacttGCAAATTTGCAATTAgataagtaattaaattttgttcCTTTTTGAAAAGTGTCGGCATACAGCAGTCTCACGTGTTACAGTCCACGTGTCAATCTCTTACAAGCTAAAATTACTACAgaagaaaacaaataaatcctCCGCAGTTCAAGCCCTGTCTCCTCCTCCTTAACTCACTCACATCACTC containing:
- the LOC126656178 gene encoding heptahelical transmembrane protein 4-like; the protein is MMDRGKKIDEKTNLVTETLETSASKEGKGKRLWKKVKYQLVEYHALPGYLRDNEYIVGHYRADWPLKQTLLSIFSIHNETLNVWTHLIGFFLFLSLTIYTAMKVPEVVDLHSIHLPEVLKADLHKLHKCLPSLPTMPDMHRLRQELKTTLPSMDMLPSPSRWHIMELLYNCLPERFSSGNHSDVCVLRSMKDDVANLFAPLMVRPITRWPFFIFMGGAMFCLLASSTCHLLSCHSERMSYIMLRLDYAGIAALISTSFYPPVYYSFMCDPFFCKLYLGFITIVGIATVLVSLMPMFQTPQFRPIRAVLFSSMGMSGIAPVLHKLIVFRHQPEALHTTGYEILMGVLYGLGAVVYATRIPERWMPGKFDLAGHSHQLFHVLVVAGAYTHYRAGLIYLKWRDLEGC